One stretch of Ooceraea biroi isolate clonal line C1 chromosome 4, Obir_v5.4, whole genome shotgun sequence DNA includes these proteins:
- the LOC113561840 gene encoding uncharacterized protein LOC113561840 — MVSESDYANAVNVWQRFAIRTLGEYSDLYLKADVMLLADVFENFRDSCIKSYGLDPAYYYTLPGFTWDAMLKHTRINFELLTDIDMVMFIERGIRGGLSQCSHRYAQTNNKYMQSYDPSKPSSYLMYFDVNNLYGWAMCQPLPYADFRWVNDISNFNVNVIAPDSPKGYVLEVDLEYPWHLHDAHADLPFCPTRDKPPGKRQDKLLATLYDKKRYVIHYRNLQQCTHHGLRVTKIHRVLEFAQSPWLRDYIELNTRFRTAATNDFEKNLYKLMNNAVFGKTMENVRNHVDVKLVTKWNGRYGAEAMIAKPNFHSRSIFSSNLVAIEMRKLEVKFNKPIYVGMCILDISKVCLYEFHHEYMLPLYHDKCKIMYTDTDSLIYHIECENVYEQMKRDIARFDTSDYASDNIYGIPLMNKKIPGLMKDENNGAIMTEFVGLRAKMYALKVDGKKDTKKAKGVKSNVVARKITFDDYVQCLREKIEMSRDQSRITSQLHKVYTVRETKIALSPYDDKRYIVPDSTNTLPWGHLRILL, encoded by the coding sequence ATGGTATCCGAGAGCGATTACGCGAACGCTGTCAACGTGTGGCAACGGTTCGCCATTCGAACGTTAGGCGAGTACAGCGACCTATATCTAAAAGCGGATGTTATGTTGTTGGCCGACGTATTTGAAAATTTCCGCGATAGCTGCATAAAGAGTTACGGTCTTGATCCCGCATACTATTACACTTTGCCCGGTTTTACGTGGGACGCAATGCTCAAGCatacgcgtataaattttgaattgTTAACTGATATCGACATGGTCATGTTCATAGAACGCGGTATACGCGGCGGCCTAAGTCAGTGTTCGCACAGGTACGCGCAAACCAACAATAAGTACATGCAGTCGTATGATCCATCGAAACCTTCATCTTACCTAATGTACTTTGATGTTAATAACTTGTACGGCTGGGCAATGTGTCAACCACTGCCCTATGCCGATTTTCGATGGGTCAACGACATTTCCAATTTCAACGTAAACGTGATTGCTCCGGATTCGCCAAAAGGGTACGTACTCGAAGTTGATCTCGAGTATCCGTGGCATCTCCATGACGCGCACGCTGACCTGCCGTTCTGTCCGACGCGCGATAAGCCGCCAGGCAAACGGCAGGATAAGTTGCTCGCAACTTTATACGACAAGAAGCGGTACGTCATCCATTACCGCAACTTGCAACAGTGTACGCATCACGGTCTTCGCGTCACAAAAATCCATCGCGTATTAGAATTCGCGCAATCTCCATGGCTCCGCGATTATATTGAACTAAATACACGATTTAGAACGGCCGCTACCAacgatttcgagaaaaatttatacaaattaatgaaCAACGCGGTATTTGGAAAAACAATGGAGAACGTGCGCAATCACGTAGATGTTAAACTTGTAACGAAATGGAACGGACGATACGGCGCAGAGGCAATGATCGCGAAACCCAATTTTCATAGTCGCAGCATCTTTTCATCAAACCTGGTCGCGATCGAGATGCGTAAGCTCGAGGTGAAATTCAACAAACCGATCTACGTAGGTATGTGCATCCTCGACATATCCAAGGTCTGTTTGTACGAGTTTCACCACGAGTACATGTTACCGTTATATCACGACAAATgcaagatcatgtacacggataccgatagtttaatttatcatattgagTGCGAGAACGTGTACGAACAAATGAAACGCGACATTGCGAGATTCGATACAAGTGATTACGCGTCCGACAACATTTATGGAATACCGCTCATGAATAAAAAGATACCAGGTCTTATGAAAGATGAGAACAACGGCGCGATAATGACGGAATTCGTGGGGCTCAGAGCGAAAATGTACGCTTTGAAAGTAGACGGCAAAAAGGATACCAAAAAGGCGAAAGGTGTTAAGAGTAACGTAGTCGCACGAAAAATAACTTTTGATGATTACGTGCAGTGTTTGAGGGAAAAGATTGAAATGAGTCGAGATCAGTCTCGTATAACATCGCAGCTGCACAAAGTGTACACCGTTCGCGAGACGAAAATCGCTCTGAGTCCGTACGACGATAAGCGCTACATCGTACCCGATTCCACGAACACGCTACCGTGGGGGCATTTGCGGATactattgtaa